The genomic DNA tttaaaaaagtagaCCATTCGGttcaatactttttcttttgttggttgtATTTCAGGCTTACAGCTTTGGTTTATGACAATAAGACCGGAATCTGATTCGATTATCTCTTTAGACTTTTTTTGGTACCAAAGAATACCTGTTTTAGGAGCTAAGAATGTGAGGACGTTGTTGCCAGAAACATTGGTCGATAATGTTAGAATGGTCTACGaccacttcttcttccacttgCTTGCCTGAAACTTCTCCATTCTCCTCTGTAACACGTTCCTGCATGATCTCAATGTAAAAACTAATTtagacagttttttttttgatgctCTGCATAGACACGAACACTCTAAATCAAAACtgacaaaagagaaataaattttaGAGGACCCTTCTTTTCTTCACTCTAATAAAGTAATAAGATTTTGCTAGAAAACACTAGAATTTCGGAGTACGATAACAAAAGTACCTTTAGGCGGAAAACGGAAGAACCCATGCGGAAGATTAAAGGTAATGAATTGTACTCAATTCCAAATTGCTGGCTAAGTAACTCGTTTTTCTCTCGTGTTTGGGTACCCTGAAACAGAGCCAAATCCCAAATGTTAAGTGACAAACCAATTTAGTCAATGAACTTAAGAGCGAGCATTGGCTACTAGACGAGGACATATAACAAAGCACCTTTAAGTAATCTTGGGCTTGAGTTTTGCTTTTTCCAGACTTAACAAGCATCCAGAAACATGTATTGTACTGATTATTGATGTGGCCTGCAAGACAAAACGAAATTGCTGAAGGGAAGCATCCAACTCAAACTAACGATACTATATCTCTCAGGAGAGACGAGTGAATCATTAATCACACAATACTCACAGTCGACTTGTCTCCAAGCTAGATAATCCAGGAGAATCTCTGATGTTGGATAGCATACAGCTCGTCCATCAAATGATGGAGGGTACTTCAATTCTTTGTGAGGGAAGAAATCTTCCCATCTTATCACGTATGCAGACGTAAAGAAGGATACAATTGCAGATATTATCTTACTGCAATAAGATAGATATTTGAAACTAAGTTATATGGTCAACAGTggaaaagaacaagaaaaaatttAGGAAATACATGATAAAATTTATTCTCCACATAGAAACTTAAGGGGATAGAAATCTAGTTTCACCTGGACTGTCTTTTGTAAAGCTCAGATTCCTTCCTCAGAACAAAGCTACAAACCACAGATGAACTCGAGATTAATATCAAGAAATGTAAAGTTGATTTAAAGGTGCTGAGAGTTACATACCTGTACTCATCACTAACCCCATAGGCAAAGGCAATATCCTGAAACTCCTCAAGAACAGCCACTGCACATGAATTCATAAGTTTCAGAGCTTGCTCATCATTTGGCTTCTCAAATACATGAGCTTCAGAGAATCTATCAAAAATCAAGCAAGCTCCATGAGATTCACTTACAACACAACGACGATAGTAATTATTCAAGCACTAGGCAGGTGTTTTacacaagaacacaagaacGACTGTATAAGTTCTACAATTCTACTTCTCTGTAAGTGATACTAGCACTACACAAACGCAATCGCAATGTAAGAAACAGGCTGACCATAGCAGTGAAAAGTGTATAAACTCGTAATATAGCATTGTATCTGAAATAAATCCTAGGGaacataaatttttaacaagTCTAAGGCTTCCATGCAAGACACATTGTCTATCAATGAAAAAAGACGGACACTAAAAAGCATATTACCTGTGAAAATGGCAGCCATCAATCCTAACCACAACCCAAGTTAAAGGTAATAATCTATTCTCAAACTGAAACGACTTAACATAATCCGGTTCAATTTTGCCAATGTCTTGTACAAAATGTCCAAGATCCTTATGAAGAGAGGAGTGCTCATTCCAAAAGCTTCTTCCGGCAATACTTTCTGAATGCACTAAAGTTTCCCTTCTCCTCAATCGCTTTACAGGATTTCCATTCTCATCATGCTTTACAGTTTCTTCCACCTGgaaaaaattcaacaaaaatacCACACATAACGAAACATACATTAAACCTGACCAATCTGAAACAAGAGAACATCTGACTTTCATGTTTAactatttaaattgattttctaCTGAACATGCAAGATGCAGCCACACAGgactatataaatttacaagATTTCAAGAAACTGATATTTCCGATTCAAAAAACATACAATGGACACCGATCAAAATCACTGAATAAAATGAACTTGCTGATCTTCCTAAAGATTCAGCTTAACAATTGAAAGCTCTAAATTTCTACATACATATGTATGCAACACATCTCAAAGCAAGCataatataatagaaaaatCACCTTCGTCTTAAAAAGGCATGACCCTTGACGAAACAATACAGGAagcattttataattaataccAAATTGCTGGAAGAGAAGCTCATTTCTCTGTTGTTTCTGAGTATCCTGCATCAATATGAAGTAGTGTGATCATACAATAAAATATGATTACTATAAAACCATAATCTATATCAAAAATTCTAATCATAGTGCTAAATACTTTccgtggcaaaaaaaaaaaaaaacagcatagctcctaccaaaaaaaaaaaaaacatagacaaCACACCTTCAAGAGCTCATGTGTTTCACTTAAGGTCTTTCCACTTTTTACTAACATCCAAAAACATGTATCATACTGATTAGTGATGTGGCCTGCAACCAAAAACAATGGAAGCTGTAAGAAGATCTAGATGCAAACTCCAACAAGTATAAATAATGTCCAGAACGTAgatcaagaatttttttttttttttttttaaatcccatAGAATGTTAAGAGGTCTTACAGTCAAGTTGTCTCCACGCAAGGTAAACTTGAAGAACTTCTACTGATGCACAACTTACAACTTTGGAAGCGAATGAAGGACTAtatt from Camelina sativa cultivar DH55 chromosome 7, Cs, whole genome shotgun sequence includes the following:
- the LOC104700225 gene encoding tRNA(His) guanylyltransferase 2, yielding MANSKYEYVKSFEVEDEVMFPNLIVIRIDGRDFSRFAQVHKFEKPNDETALNLMNSCASAVLEEYPDIVFAYGYSDEYSFVFKKTSSFYQRRASKILSLVASFFAAVYVTRWKDFFPHRKLEYSPSFASKVVSCASVEVLQVYLAWRQLDCHITNQYDTCFWMLVKSGKTLSETHELLKDTQKQQRNELLFQQFGINYKMLPVLFRQGSCLFKTKVEETVKHDENGNPVKRLRRRETLVHSESIAGRSFWNEHSSLHKDLGHFVQDIGKIEPDYVKSFQFENRLLPLTWVVVRIDGCHFHRFSEAHVFEKPNDEQALKLMNSCAVAVLEEFQDIAFAYGVSDEYSFVLRKESELYKRQSSKIISAIVSFFTSAYVIRWEDFFPHKELKYPPSFDGRAVCYPTSEILLDYLAWRQVDCHINNQYNTCFWMLVKSGKSKTQAQDYLKGTQTREKNELLSQQFGIEYNSLPLIFRMGSSVFRLKERVTEENGEVSGKQVEEEVVVDHSNIIDQCFWQQRPHILSS